A genomic region of Dehalococcoidia bacterium contains the following coding sequences:
- a CDS encoding YIP1 family protein, whose protein sequence is MQISETPAAPEPAQPASPQPPIPNPPMGFWQAAWGVVVHPQATLSYACRERKLAWGVWALLLMTTPLAVVVLFAPPLEALRLLPIPHEQMRSLLAVIVLFILPLGIFSTALTYHIVAGRLKGSGTLAGIFAGTSMASLPLLLTALLVTLAAVSGPNSQTISVVIIYVIVLWVYVLQVIAIKVNYNMSVGRALAVFLIPAAAAFVLSFILSAVLAAFVILSLGALG, encoded by the coding sequence ATGCAGATTTCAGAGACCCCCGCCGCTCCGGAGCCGGCGCAGCCCGCCAGCCCCCAACCCCCAATCCCCAATCCCCCGATGGGCTTCTGGCAGGCGGCGTGGGGCGTCGTCGTCCACCCGCAAGCCACGCTCTCCTACGCCTGCCGCGAGCGGAAGCTCGCGTGGGGAGTGTGGGCTCTGTTGCTGATGACCACGCCGCTCGCCGTCGTCGTACTGTTCGCCCCCCCGCTGGAAGCCTTGCGCCTCCTGCCGATTCCCCACGAGCAAATGAGGTCGCTCCTCGCGGTCATCGTCCTTTTCATCCTGCCCCTAGGCATCTTCTCCACCGCGCTCACATACCACATCGTGGCGGGGAGGCTTAAAGGCTCTGGGACGCTCGCGGGCATCTTTGCGGGAACGTCCATGGCCTCACTGCCCCTGCTTCTGACCGCATTGCTGGTTACTCTCGCTGCCGTCAGCGGTCCGAATTCCCAGACTATCAGCGTCGTCATCATCTATGTCATCGTCCTCTGGGTCTATGTTCTTCAAGTCATCGCGATCAAGGTCAACTACAATATGAGCGTCGGACGCGCGTTAGCGGTCTTCCTCATACCAGCCGCTGCCGCGTTCGTGCTCAGCTTCATACTCTCCGCTGTGCTAGCGGCGTTCGTTATCCTGTCTCTCGGAGCGTTAGGCTAG